A section of the Saccharomyces paradoxus strain CBS432 chromosome XII sequence genome encodes:
- the ATG10 gene encoding E2-like conjugating enzyme (Conserved E2-like conjugating enzyme~similar to YLL042C), which translates to MIPYQEWHTQLQLLYNSQIFQNWALCQEIHLNDEKDALSLRLKPTRQLQKNTERIENKSLDHIQLYLTYSKVYSEPFLLLRIWEDKSTNGISMTKLMLPSNIESLLGVEDKFQLGLDTIIDLESSVWYSFHPCDTSSIIGDQAEFMSTYLRRWVSVFVFSWLAYEDS; encoded by the coding sequence ATGATTCCATATCAAGAGTGGCACACCCAACTGCAATTGTTGTACAACTCccagatttttcaaaattgggCACTTTGCCAGGAAATCCATCTGAATGATGAGAAGGATGCACTTTCTTTACGTTTAAAACCTACTCGACAACTACAGAAAAATACTGAGCgtatagaaaataaatcGCTAGATCATATACAATTATATCTTACATATTCAAAAGTATATAGCGAACCCTTCCTGCTTTTGCGAATATGGGAGGACAAAAGCACAAATGGCATATCAATGACCAAATTAATGCTTCCAAGTAATATTGAATCCCTGTTGGGTGTTGAAGACAAATTCCAACTGGGATTAGATACTATTATCGACCTGGAAAGTAGCGTTTGGTATTCTTTCCATCCATGCGACACCTCAAGTATAATAGGTGACCAGGCTGAATTTATGTCAACTTACTTAAGACGATGGGTCAGTGTTTTCGTATTTAGTTGGTTAGCCTATGAGGATTCATAG
- the SDH2 gene encoding succinate dehydrogenase iron-sulfur protein subunit SDH2 (Iron-sulfur protein subunit of succinate dehydrogenase~similar to YLL041C) → MLNVLLRKNAFGLVTKKGMATATTAAAKHTPRLKTFKVYRWNPDEPSAKPHLQSYQVDLNDCGPMVLDALLKIKDEQDSTLTFRRSCREGICGSCAMNIGGRNTLACICKIDQNESKQLKIYPLPHMFIVKDLVPDLTNFYQQYKSIQPYLQRSSFPKDGTEVLQSIEDRKKLDGLYECILCACCSTSCPSYWWNQEQYLGPAVLMQAYRWLIDSRDQATKTRKAMLNNSMSLYRCHTIMNCTRTCPKGLNPGLAIAEIKKSLAFA, encoded by the coding sequence ATGTTGAACGTGCTATTGAGAAAGAACGCCTTTGGTTTGGTGACTAAGAAGGGTATGGCTACGGCCACAACAGCTGCAGCTAAACATACCCCTAGGTTAAAAACCTTTAAAGTTTACAGATGGAACCCAGATGAGCCAAGTGCTAAACCTCATTTACAGTCATATCAAGTGGATTTGAATGACTGTGGGCCCATGGTACTCGATGCGTTGTTAAAGATCAAAGACGAACAGGATTCTACCCTAACTTTTAGAAGATCATGTAGAGAAGGTATTTGTGGTTCGTGTGCCATGAACATTGGCGGTAGAAACACATTAGCTTGTATATGTAAGATTGACCAGAATGAATCCAAACAACTTAAGATTTACCCATTGCCCCATATGTTTATCGTCAAAGATTTGGTACCTGATTTAACTAACTTTTACCAACAGTACAAATCTATCCAACCTTACCTACAGAGATCATCGTTTCCAAAAGATGGAACAGAAGTTCTGCAAAGTATTGAAGACCGTAAGAAATTGGACGGTCTTTACGAATGTATCTTGTGTGCATGTTGCTCTACTTCATGTCCATCGTACTGGTGGAACCAAGAGCAGTATTTGGGCCCGGCTGTGCTGATGCAAGCTTACCGTTGGCTCATTGACTCCAGAGACCAAGCTACAAAGACAAGAAAGGCCATGCTAAACAATTCCATGTCATTATACAGATGCCATACCATTATGAACTGTACTAGAACTTGTCCAAAGGGCTTAAATCCTGGTTTGGCCATCGCCGAAATTAAGAAATCTCTGGCTTTTGCCTAG